The Hyphomonas sediminis genome contains a region encoding:
- a CDS encoding TIGR00730 family Rossman fold protein yields the protein MTKIRSICVYCGASDTVDPQYIRLAEQLGRELAKRDIRLVYGGGGVGLMGACARAAHESAGEVLGIMPKFLLQKERIYKDVEHRIVDDMHTRKQMMFDEADAFIVLPGGIGTLEEAVEILSWARLGLHAKPMAFLDEDGFWTPFFDLLEKIIQGGFIPEDFRQAMVHSREPGEAVDALLDRVVVLDL from the coding sequence ATGACAAAAATACGCTCCATCTGCGTCTATTGCGGCGCTTCGGACACTGTGGACCCGCAGTATATCCGGCTTGCGGAGCAGCTGGGACGGGAACTGGCCAAGCGCGACATTCGCCTGGTTTATGGCGGCGGCGGCGTGGGCCTGATGGGCGCCTGCGCGCGCGCGGCACATGAATCGGCCGGCGAAGTGCTGGGCATCATGCCGAAATTCCTGCTGCAGAAGGAACGCATCTACAAGGATGTGGAACACCGCATCGTGGACGACATGCACACCCGCAAGCAGATGATGTTTGACGAGGCGGACGCGTTCATCGTGCTGCCGGGCGGGATTGGCACGCTGGAAGAGGCGGTCGAAATCCTCTCCTGGGCGCGGCTGGGGCTGCACGCCAAGCCGATGGCGTTCCTGGATGAGGACGGCTTCTGGACGCCCTTCTTCGACCTTCTGGAGAAGATCATCCAGGGCGGGTTTATCCCGGAGGACTTCCGCCAGGCGATGGTGCATAGCCGGGAGCCCGGCGAAGCCGTCGATGCCCTGCTCGACCGCGTGGTCGTGCTGGACCTCTAG
- a CDS encoding DUF4198 domain-containing protein, with the protein MRRAATALAGLAMMAALPAAAHTGYILPDSFDYKSCSGLGAIATFSDYFPAPEIVLSVPEFHLTGPTGPVAFDSVRADHAMSRLEASLDVPGTYRITTGARLGRKGKVALLDGAYVRLEGSESLPGGTRILSSQTATVSDTYFSCGGAETAIDTAPPGQLGVIPLTEDDAPDDMRAFRVTFDGAGFAPDEAYLIPAYASFAGAHDGQRVTVAEDGVLRLEGLVPGVYVLLARHIAPAPNGAETDVRSHSTTVTFAVGGSHAEH; encoded by the coding sequence GTGAGGCGGGCAGCAACTGCCCTTGCGGGGCTCGCCATGATGGCGGCCCTGCCCGCCGCCGCGCATACCGGATACATCCTGCCCGATTCCTTTGACTATAAAAGCTGCAGCGGACTGGGCGCGATTGCGACGTTCAGCGATTATTTTCCGGCGCCGGAGATCGTGCTGAGCGTGCCGGAGTTTCACCTGACCGGACCGACAGGACCGGTGGCGTTTGACAGTGTGCGCGCCGACCATGCGATGTCGCGGCTGGAAGCCTCGCTGGATGTGCCGGGCACTTACCGGATCACCACGGGCGCGCGCCTCGGTCGCAAGGGCAAGGTGGCGCTGCTGGACGGGGCATATGTGCGCCTTGAGGGCAGCGAGAGCCTGCCCGGCGGGACGCGCATTCTGAGCTCGCAGACGGCGACGGTTTCGGACACATATTTCAGCTGTGGCGGCGCAGAGACAGCGATTGACACTGCCCCGCCGGGGCAGCTGGGCGTCATTCCGCTAACGGAAGATGATGCGCCAGATGACATGCGGGCGTTTCGCGTGACGTTTGACGGGGCGGGTTTCGCGCCCGACGAAGCCTATCTCATTCCGGCCTATGCCTCCTTTGCCGGGGCGCATGACGGACAGCGCGTGACCGTGGCCGAAGACGGCGTCCTGCGGCTCGAAGGACTGGTGCCGGGGGTGTATGTGCTACTCGCCCGCCACATTGCGCCCGCGCCGAACGGGGCGGAGACGGATGTGCGCTCCCACTCGACGACCGTGACATTTGCCGTGGGCGGATCGCACGCCGAGCATTGA
- a CDS encoding TonB-dependent hemoglobin/transferrin/lactoferrin family receptor, whose translation MKSPNAFPPPGLPRQRLLLSAAALALVAGPALAEEAPEADQREETITVYGTSNPLPVFDYPGQVTVISRDTLELIQPSAMSDLLRDVPGVEFSGGPRRTGESPSIRGFGRENVLVLVDGARQSFSSAHDGSFFLDPELLRAAEVVRGPASALYGSGAVGGVLAFETASAADLLREGETFGARLRAGYQSANEEWLGSATVFGTAGNLDALASFGLRQSGDIALGSGVDLPSDDEIQTGLIKLGYQFTDAFSGEIAWQKFTNSAVEPNNGQGTAGTGDATLDRDVDKDITSELWRGALAFNPASDLIDAKLTVYQQKTGVDEFDVTVPRTTLREIETTGISLRNASRFQLGPVETTLTVGGDWYEDSQVGTDSTATGGIRGGVPNGSAEFTGVFVQAEAEVARPFGLPGRLVVIPGIRHDSFESSSELSTEKASDDQISPRLGATYAPVEWLRLYASYAEGFRAPSVNELYLDGVHFSVPHPTLFNPGLGQFVFVSNNFVPNADLKPESSETVELGFGLDFADVLTSNDRFQSKVSYFESDVTDLINLSVDFSYDPTCFTGPSFFPCTAGTTNSANIAGASLEGWEAEASYDAPLWYARAAFSTIAGTDTATGEDLGTLTPDRLSLDAGLKLDPWNTRLGTRLQIADEFERRALSGGVLTVAERRAGYVVVDLYASWRPEFAPNLRIDAGVDNVLDHDYDRVFAGVSEPGRNFKIALSWQFGQ comes from the coding sequence ATGAAATCCCCAAACGCTTTCCCGCCGCCAGGCTTGCCGCGTCAGCGCCTCTTGCTGTCTGCGGCGGCCCTGGCGCTGGTCGCCGGTCCCGCCCTCGCTGAGGAGGCGCCTGAAGCCGACCAGAGAGAGGAAACCATCACCGTCTACGGAACGTCTAACCCCTTGCCGGTATTCGATTATCCGGGACAGGTCACGGTCATCTCCCGCGATACTCTGGAGCTGATCCAGCCCTCGGCCATGTCCGATCTGCTGCGCGATGTTCCGGGCGTGGAGTTTTCCGGCGGCCCGCGCCGGACGGGGGAATCGCCCAGCATTCGCGGCTTCGGGCGGGAGAATGTCCTCGTCCTGGTCGATGGCGCCCGCCAGTCTTTCAGCTCCGCCCATGACGGCAGTTTCTTCCTCGATCCGGAGTTGCTCCGCGCTGCCGAAGTCGTGCGCGGGCCTGCTTCTGCGCTTTACGGGTCTGGCGCCGTCGGCGGCGTGCTCGCCTTCGAAACGGCCAGCGCGGCAGACCTGCTGCGCGAAGGGGAAACCTTCGGCGCGCGCCTGCGCGCCGGCTATCAGAGCGCAAATGAGGAATGGCTCGGCTCGGCCACTGTCTTCGGCACGGCGGGTAACCTTGATGCCCTCGCCAGCTTCGGCCTGCGCCAGTCGGGCGATATCGCGCTCGGCTCGGGCGTCGATCTTCCGTCTGATGATGAAATCCAGACCGGCCTGATCAAGCTCGGCTACCAGTTTACCGACGCCTTCTCCGGTGAAATTGCCTGGCAGAAGTTCACCAACTCCGCCGTCGAGCCGAATAACGGGCAGGGCACTGCCGGCACGGGCGATGCGACGCTGGACCGCGATGTCGATAAGGACATCACCAGCGAGCTGTGGCGCGGCGCGCTGGCCTTCAATCCGGCGTCTGACCTGATCGACGCCAAACTCACCGTCTACCAGCAGAAAACCGGCGTGGACGAGTTCGACGTGACCGTCCCGCGCACCACCCTGCGCGAGATTGAAACCACCGGTATCAGCCTGCGCAACGCCTCGCGCTTCCAGCTCGGCCCGGTCGAAACGACGCTGACGGTCGGCGGCGACTGGTATGAAGACAGCCAGGTCGGCACCGATTCCACCGCCACTGGCGGTATCCGCGGCGGCGTGCCCAATGGCAGCGCCGAATTTACCGGCGTGTTCGTTCAGGCCGAAGCTGAAGTCGCCCGGCCCTTCGGTCTTCCGGGCCGCCTCGTTGTCATTCCCGGCATCCGCCACGACAGCTTCGAAAGCTCGTCGGAGCTCAGCACGGAGAAGGCCTCAGACGACCAGATCTCACCGCGCCTGGGCGCCACCTATGCGCCGGTCGAATGGCTCCGTCTGTATGCGTCCTATGCTGAAGGCTTCCGCGCGCCGTCCGTGAACGAGCTGTATCTCGATGGCGTGCACTTCTCCGTGCCCCACCCGACGCTGTTCAATCCCGGCCTTGGCCAGTTCGTTTTCGTCAGCAACAATTTCGTGCCGAATGCAGACCTGAAGCCGGAATCGAGCGAGACCGTCGAGCTTGGCTTTGGCCTTGATTTTGCCGATGTCCTCACCAGCAACGATCGCTTCCAAAGCAAGGTTTCCTACTTCGAAAGCGATGTGACCGACCTGATCAACCTCTCGGTCGATTTCAGCTACGATCCCACCTGCTTCACCGGCCCCAGCTTCTTCCCCTGCACGGCGGGCACCACCAACTCCGCCAATATCGCCGGGGCAAGCCTTGAAGGCTGGGAAGCCGAAGCGAGCTATGACGCGCCGCTCTGGTATGCCCGCGCGGCCTTCTCCACCATCGCCGGCACCGACACCGCCACCGGTGAAGATCTCGGCACTCTCACGCCGGACCGTCTGTCGCTGGACGCCGGCCTGAAGCTCGACCCGTGGAACACCCGCCTCGGCACACGCCTTCAGATTGCGGACGAATTCGAACGCCGCGCGCTCTCGGGCGGCGTGCTCACCGTTGCCGAGCGCCGCGCCGGCTATGTCGTGGTCGATCTCTACGCCTCCTGGCGTCCGGAGTTTGCGCCAAACCTGCGCATCGATGCCGGTGTCGATAACGTGCTCGACCATGACTACGACCGCGTCTTCGCGGGCGTGTCCGAGCCCGGCCGCAATTTCAAGATCGCTTTGTCCTGGCAGTTTGGTCAGTAG
- a CDS encoding ABCB family ABC transporter ATP-binding protein/permease codes for MSPPHAAVQAPENPDRIDSADGGLWKSILRILHLLARPELAKWRPVMAIAVIITLAASVLEVVSPLVMGNAINQAAGADGTVANFATAALWLLYGLGLRFAAAALPQLRDWLFSPVSQDAQRVASVDAFGHALALSLGFHQTRRTGALNRIIERGAGAIDYLIRFLAFNIGPTLVRLVLASIALGLAYDIRLSLIAVATIVVYVICTVIITEWRVRQRRRMNEADTHFRATSVDILTNFETVKSFAAETRETRRFDGAMGEYNRHYVETTRSMYLLNAVQALVMNAGLLAVMLLSAWNVIQGTMKIGDLTGVMLMLLSLYAPLNILGWAWREIKQGAVDLEKLHGLMAMVPEVRDAPGATVLERPQGRVTFEEVAFSHEGRAVGVSGISFDVAPGRKVAFVGTSGAGKSTLLKLLFRFYDVDTGTVRVDGHDVRGLTQESLRASLGLVPQDVVLFNDTLRANIAYARPGANEAELRDAARRAQLLPFIEALPEGWNTRVGERGLKLSGGEKQRVGIARVILANPAILVLDEATSALDSATEAAVQGALDEASAGRTTLMVAHRLSTVISADEIIVLEAGRVVERGTHEALLAKGGKYADMWDRQAHRAEPAEVLS; via the coding sequence ATGAGCCCGCCCCATGCCGCCGTTCAGGCGCCCGAAAATCCCGACCGTATCGACAGCGCCGATGGCGGCCTGTGGAAATCCATCCTGCGCATCCTGCATCTGCTGGCCCGGCCGGAGCTGGCCAAATGGCGCCCGGTCATGGCGATCGCGGTCATCATCACGCTGGCCGCCTCCGTGTTGGAAGTCGTCTCCCCGCTGGTCATGGGCAACGCCATCAACCAGGCCGCCGGCGCGGATGGCACCGTCGCCAACTTCGCCACCGCCGCCCTGTGGCTGCTCTATGGCCTCGGCCTGCGCTTTGCCGCCGCGGCCCTGCCACAGCTGCGCGACTGGCTGTTCTCGCCCGTCAGCCAGGATGCCCAGCGCGTCGCCAGTGTGGACGCTTTCGGCCACGCCCTCGCGCTCTCCCTCGGCTTCCACCAGACGCGGCGCACCGGCGCCCTCAACCGCATCATCGAGCGCGGCGCAGGCGCCATCGATTACCTCATCCGCTTTCTCGCCTTCAATATCGGGCCGACGCTCGTGCGCCTCGTCCTCGCCTCCATTGCGCTGGGGCTGGCATACGATATCCGCCTCTCGCTCATCGCGGTCGCCACGATTGTCGTCTATGTCATCTGCACCGTGATCATCACCGAATGGCGCGTGCGCCAGCGCCGGCGGATGAACGAGGCCGACACCCATTTCCGCGCCACCTCGGTAGACATCCTCACAAACTTCGAAACCGTGAAGTCCTTCGCCGCCGAAACGCGCGAAACCCGCCGCTTCGATGGCGCCATGGGCGAATATAACCGCCACTATGTCGAAACCACGCGCAGCATGTACCTGCTCAACGCCGTTCAGGCGCTGGTGATGAATGCTGGCCTGCTCGCCGTCATGCTGCTCTCGGCCTGGAACGTCATCCAGGGCACGATGAAGATCGGCGACCTTACCGGCGTCATGCTGATGCTGCTCTCGCTCTATGCCCCGCTGAACATCCTCGGCTGGGCCTGGCGGGAGATCAAGCAGGGCGCGGTCGATCTGGAAAAGCTCCACGGCCTTATGGCCATGGTGCCCGAAGTGCGCGACGCGCCCGGCGCCACGGTGCTGGAGCGCCCGCAGGGCCGCGTCACCTTCGAAGAGGTCGCCTTCAGCCATGAGGGCCGCGCCGTCGGCGTTTCCGGCATCAGCTTCGATGTCGCCCCCGGCCGCAAGGTCGCCTTCGTCGGCACGTCCGGCGCGGGCAAGTCCACGCTGCTGAAACTGCTTTTCCGCTTCTATGATGTGGATACCGGCACAGTCCGCGTCGATGGGCATGATGTGCGCGGTCTCACGCAGGAATCCCTGCGCGCCTCGCTCGGCCTTGTCCCGCAGGATGTGGTTCTCTTCAACGATACGCTGCGCGCCAATATCGCCTATGCCCGGCCCGGGGCGAACGAGGCGGAGCTGCGCGACGCCGCCCGCCGGGCCCAGCTTCTGCCCTTTATCGAGGCGCTACCCGAGGGCTGGAACACGCGCGTGGGCGAGCGGGGCCTGAAACTGTCCGGTGGCGAGAAACAGCGCGTCGGCATCGCCCGCGTCATCCTCGCCAATCCCGCCATCCTGGTGCTGGACGAGGCCACCAGCGCCCTCGACAGTGCCACCGAGGCCGCCGTTCAGGGCGCCCTGGATGAAGCCTCCGCCGGGCGCACCACGCTGATGGTCGCCCACCGGCTTTCTACGGTGATTTCGGCAGATGAGATCATCGTTCTGGAGGCTGGCCGCGTTGTGGAAAGGGGAACGCATGAGGCCCTGCTGGCAAAAGGCGGCAAATATGCTGATATGTGGGATCGACAGGCGCATCGCGCCGAACCGGCTGAAGTTCTCAGCTGA
- the aceB gene encoding malate synthase A, protein MSIAATLEQPSAARAKIEVTGKAAGVDRVLTPQALAFVEALERRFGARRRELLAARKARQARFDAGELPDFLPETKVIRNGHWEVDPVPSILLDRSVEITGPVDRKMMINALNSGAKMFMADFEDASSPTFANMIDGQVNMQDFARGKLAYTDAASGKSYALNDKIAVMIVRPRGWHMEEAHVLVDGRPVSASLFDFGLHFYHNGKMLFEAGIGPFYYLPKMESHLEARLWDEVFEYAQGEIGIPTGSIKATVLIETLPAAFEMDEILYELRRHIAGLNCGRWDYIFSYIKTLRKNPDFVLPDRAQVGMDRAFLNAYSLLLIKTCHRRRAHAMGGMAAQIPVKNDEAANDAAFAKVRADKLREVKNGHDGTWVAHPALVPVAMEVFNEHMPLGNQVLGQRCFPPISQKSLLTPHTGDITEAGVRTNVSVGIEYTAAWLSGRGAVPIHNLMEDAATAEISRSQIWQWIYHGAQVKAADGNARTFTKAWFDEILADELGKVQAALGENGFKAGRYDIAARIFAETATSEDLADFLTLPAYEALRNLA, encoded by the coding sequence ATGTCCATCGCAGCCACACTTGAACAGCCTTCCGCCGCCCGCGCGAAGATCGAAGTGACGGGCAAGGCCGCCGGTGTAGACCGCGTGCTCACCCCGCAGGCGCTGGCTTTTGTCGAGGCGCTGGAGCGCCGCTTCGGTGCCCGCCGCCGTGAGCTGCTGGCTGCCCGCAAGGCGCGTCAGGCCCGTTTCGACGCTGGCGAGCTGCCCGATTTCCTTCCCGAGACGAAGGTCATCCGGAATGGTCACTGGGAAGTCGATCCGGTTCCGTCCATCCTGCTGGACCGCTCTGTCGAGATCACTGGCCCGGTGGACCGCAAGATGATGATCAACGCGCTGAACTCCGGCGCGAAAATGTTCATGGCCGATTTCGAGGATGCCTCCTCGCCGACTTTCGCCAACATGATCGATGGCCAGGTCAACATGCAGGACTTCGCCCGCGGCAAGCTGGCTTACACCGATGCCGCCTCGGGCAAGTCCTATGCGCTGAATGACAAAATCGCTGTGATGATCGTCCGTCCGCGCGGCTGGCATATGGAAGAGGCCCACGTCCTTGTCGATGGCCGCCCGGTCTCGGCCAGCCTCTTCGATTTCGGCCTGCACTTCTATCACAATGGCAAGATGCTGTTCGAAGCCGGCATCGGCCCGTTCTACTACCTGCCCAAGATGGAGAGCCATCTGGAAGCCCGCCTCTGGGATGAAGTGTTCGAGTACGCACAAGGCGAAATCGGCATCCCCACCGGCTCCATCAAGGCCACCGTGCTGATCGAGACGCTGCCTGCCGCCTTCGAGATGGACGAGATCCTCTACGAGCTGCGCCGCCACATTGCGGGTCTGAACTGTGGCCGTTGGGACTACATCTTCTCCTACATCAAGACGCTGCGGAAAAATCCCGATTTCGTCCTGCCCGATCGCGCGCAGGTCGGTATGGACCGGGCCTTCCTCAACGCCTATTCGCTGCTGCTCATCAAGACCTGCCACCGTCGCCGCGCCCACGCCATGGGCGGTATGGCAGCGCAGATCCCGGTCAAGAATGACGAGGCTGCCAACGACGCGGCCTTCGCCAAGGTCCGCGCCGACAAGCTCCGTGAAGTGAAGAATGGCCATGACGGCACCTGGGTGGCCCACCCGGCGCTCGTTCCCGTCGCCATGGAAGTCTTCAACGAGCATATGCCGCTCGGCAACCAGGTTCTCGGCCAGCGCTGCTTCCCGCCGATCAGCCAGAAATCGCTGCTGACGCCGCACACCGGCGACATCACCGAGGCAGGCGTGCGCACGAATGTATCTGTCGGCATCGAATACACCGCCGCCTGGCTGAGTGGCCGCGGCGCCGTGCCGATCCACAACCTGATGGAAGACGCGGCCACCGCTGAAATCTCCCGCAGCCAGATCTGGCAGTGGATCTACCATGGCGCACAGGTGAAAGCGGCAGACGGCAACGCCCGCACCTTCACCAAGGCCTGGTTCGACGAAATCCTCGCCGACGAGCTCGGCAAGGTGCAGGCCGCCCTGGGCGAAAATGGCTTCAAGGCTGGCCGTTACGATATTGCCGCCCGCATCTTCGCCGAGACGGCAACCTCCGAAGACCTCGCCGACTTCCTGACGCTGCCCGCCTATGAAGCGCTGCGCAACCTTGCATGA
- a CDS encoding DUF6607 family protein, producing the protein MPLNPPAPMKPGLLKLGCAVMALSLAACAATNAQTALATPPPAAERADAARFEQDRQSILAMAGDYKVSFDFIETVSFNEDYIVMPPKISGAQEVVRVIEDRGDFISLQHILVASHGDAAFPIKHWRQDWQYEPARILSFIGGNAWEWRDIPQAERKGKWSQTVYQVDDAPRYSALAAWSYELGPATWAPGHEWRPLPRRDMTTRNDYHTINAVNRHVITPLGWVHEQDNDKVVLSSGVPVLLAREVGVNTYERDSDFPVDVALDYWTGTADFWTEIRDEWAKVASEAPAFGLTIQGETEALYMPLLELAEKYAAGDVALAEAAAEGRALVRAHVTFDLDPLAERVAATPKAGDKS; encoded by the coding sequence ATGCCGCTGAACCCGCCCGCCCCGATGAAACCCGGCCTGCTGAAACTCGGCTGCGCCGTGATGGCCCTGAGCCTGGCCGCCTGCGCCGCCACCAACGCGCAGACCGCGCTGGCCACGCCCCCGCCCGCCGCTGAGCGCGCGGACGCAGCCCGCTTCGAGCAGGACCGGCAGTCGATCCTCGCAATGGCAGGCGACTACAAGGTGTCGTTCGACTTCATCGAAACGGTTTCCTTCAATGAGGATTACATCGTGATGCCGCCGAAGATTTCCGGCGCGCAGGAAGTGGTTCGCGTGATCGAGGACCGGGGCGACTTCATCAGCCTGCAGCATATCCTGGTGGCCTCGCATGGCGACGCGGCCTTCCCCATCAAGCACTGGCGGCAGGACTGGCAATATGAACCCGCGCGCATCCTGAGCTTCATTGGCGGCAATGCCTGGGAATGGCGGGACATTCCGCAAGCCGAGCGCAAGGGCAAATGGTCCCAGACCGTCTATCAGGTGGACGATGCGCCACGTTACAGCGCGCTGGCCGCGTGGAGCTATGAGCTAGGCCCGGCAACCTGGGCGCCCGGCCATGAGTGGCGCCCCCTGCCCCGGCGCGACATGACCACGCGCAACGATTACCACACCATCAATGCCGTGAACCGGCATGTGATCACGCCGCTCGGCTGGGTGCATGAGCAGGACAATGACAAGGTGGTGCTCTCATCCGGCGTGCCTGTGCTGCTGGCGCGCGAAGTGGGCGTGAACACCTATGAGCGCGACAGCGATTTCCCGGTGGATGTGGCGCTGGACTATTGGACGGGCACGGCAGATTTCTGGACCGAGATCCGCGACGAATGGGCGAAAGTGGCCAGCGAAGCACCCGCCTTTGGCCTGACCATTCAGGGCGAGACCGAAGCGCTTTACATGCCTCTGCTTGAGCTGGCGGAGAAATATGCCGCCGGAGATGTGGCGCTGGCAGAAGCGGCGGCGGAAGGCCGGGCGCTCGTGCGGGCGCATGTGACGTTCGATCTTGATCCGCTGGCGGAGCGCGTGGCCGCGACGCCGAAAGCGGGGGATAAATCGTGA
- a CDS encoding isocitrate lyase: protein MTKRPTYAELRAQVQKRYPTGQAPGGVTVDDIVQLKIQNTYNTHLDIAREMAGVMRADMAAYDQDHSKFTQSLGCWSGFHAQQMIKAVKRMKGTAKGTYVYLSGWMVAGLRNRFGHLPDQSMHEKTSVADLIEEIYVSLRQADEVALNDLFRELKAAREKGAPADVIETIVARIDNFESHVVPIIADIDAGFGNEHATYLLAKELIKAGACCIQIENQVSDAKQCGHQDGKVTVPREDFIEKLRACRLAFEELGVDDGVIVARTDSLGAGLTQKVPVSTGPGDLASQYTKWLEVEEITPASPLQEGDMALQQNGRLVKPVRLPNGLFKFREGTGADRVVEDCIANLTLGGADLLWIETDTPDVDIIAGLVNRVKEAVPNAKLTYNNSPSFNWTLNLRKQVRKAWAAEGKIAEGEYPEAELMSAKYDDTPLGQEADRRLQRFQYDISERAGVFHNLITLPTFHMTAFATDQLSRGYFGEDKMAAYVKTIQRQEIRNNVSAVKHQHEVGSDLGDTFKEMVAGERALKASGEHNTMNQFENV from the coding sequence ATGACCAAGCGTCCCACCTATGCTGAGCTTCGCGCCCAGGTCCAGAAACGTTACCCCACCGGCCAGGCACCCGGCGGCGTCACCGTGGACGATATCGTCCAGCTCAAGATCCAGAACACCTACAACACCCACCTCGACATTGCCCGCGAGATGGCCGGTGTGATGCGCGCCGACATGGCCGCCTATGACCAGGATCACTCCAAGTTCACCCAGTCGCTCGGCTGCTGGTCGGGCTTCCATGCCCAGCAGATGATCAAGGCCGTCAAGCGCATGAAGGGCACCGCCAAAGGCACCTATGTGTACCTCTCCGGCTGGATGGTCGCTGGCCTGCGCAACCGTTTCGGCCACCTGCCGGACCAGTCGATGCACGAGAAAACCTCGGTCGCAGACCTGATCGAGGAGATCTACGTTTCCCTCCGCCAGGCTGATGAAGTCGCCCTGAACGATCTCTTCCGTGAGCTGAAAGCGGCCCGCGAAAAAGGCGCGCCTGCGGATGTCATCGAAACCATCGTCGCCCGCATCGACAATTTCGAATCCCATGTCGTGCCGATCATCGCCGACATCGACGCCGGCTTCGGCAACGAGCACGCGACTTACCTGCTCGCCAAGGAACTGATCAAGGCTGGCGCCTGCTGCATCCAGATCGAGAACCAGGTGTCGGACGCAAAACAGTGCGGCCACCAGGATGGCAAGGTCACTGTTCCGCGTGAAGACTTCATCGAGAAGCTGCGCGCCTGCCGCCTGGCCTTCGAAGAACTCGGCGTGGACGATGGCGTCATCGTGGCGCGTACCGACAGCCTCGGCGCTGGCCTGACGCAGAAAGTCCCGGTCTCCACCGGCCCCGGCGACCTTGCCTCGCAATACACCAAATGGCTCGAAGTCGAAGAGATCACGCCCGCCAGCCCGCTGCAGGAAGGCGACATGGCCCTCCAGCAGAATGGCCGCCTCGTGAAGCCGGTCCGCCTTCCCAACGGCCTGTTCAAGTTCCGTGAAGGCACCGGCGCAGACCGCGTGGTCGAGGATTGCATCGCCAACCTCACCCTCGGCGGCGCAGACCTTCTCTGGATCGAGACCGACACGCCGGATGTGGACATCATCGCCGGCCTCGTGAACCGCGTGAAGGAAGCTGTCCCGAACGCCAAGCTCACCTACAACAACTCGCCCTCCTTCAACTGGACGCTCAACCTGCGCAAACAGGTCCGCAAGGCCTGGGCCGCAGAGGGCAAGATTGCAGAGGGCGAATATCCGGAAGCGGAGCTTATGTCGGCCAAGTATGACGACACCCCGCTTGGCCAGGAGGCAGACCGCCGCCTGCAACGCTTCCAGTACGACATTTCCGAGCGCGCCGGCGTGTTCCACAACCTGATCACGCTGCCGACCTTCCACATGACGGCCTTCGCCACCGACCAGCTCTCGCGCGGTTACTTCGGCGAAGACAAGATGGCCGCCTATGTGAAGACGATCCAGCGTCAGGAAATCCGCAACAATGTCTCGGCTGTGAAACACCAGCACGAAGTCGGCTCCGACCTCGGCGACACGTTCAAGGAAATGGTTGCCGGTGAGCGCGCCCTGAAAGCCAGCGGCGAGCACAACACCATGAACCAGTTCGAGAACGTCTGA
- a CDS encoding phosphatidylserine decarboxylase, which produces MSEEAERQSLPWMKTVFDWEAVAAAAGAFLAALLLGWIWDPLFWVGFAAMVIALAAGRWAKRTPPDLAYGVVAPCDGVVVSVGYGDAPAALRLKGESLVRVRIASSPVSSNKLYAPMAGGVEIVSLQQGEPGQPIANRPDEEGLTRAYVTFESQGEQAGIVLTTGGLGPRIELAVDHGDVVRLGRSFGTRRLGGWCDVYLPADIRTHVWAGQTLTGGETVIAHFRSSVAEDFEDADAVYSGAAAPQPTRPEPAVADTVSAEEGAEEVAEDAVDEFFDDDYPEPDEVSAPEDPAAIFARLREAARKHGEGD; this is translated from the coding sequence ATGAGCGAAGAAGCCGAACGCCAGTCGCTGCCCTGGATGAAGACCGTATTCGACTGGGAGGCCGTCGCCGCTGCGGCTGGTGCCTTCCTGGCCGCCCTCCTGCTGGGCTGGATCTGGGACCCGCTGTTCTGGGTCGGCTTTGCCGCCATGGTCATCGCGCTCGCTGCCGGGCGCTGGGCCAAACGCACCCCGCCAGACCTCGCCTATGGCGTCGTGGCCCCGTGCGATGGCGTCGTCGTCTCGGTCGGCTATGGGGATGCCCCCGCCGCCCTCCGCCTGAAGGGCGAAAGCCTCGTGCGCGTGCGCATCGCGTCCTCGCCGGTCTCCTCGAACAAACTTTACGCGCCGATGGCCGGCGGAGTCGAAATCGTCTCGCTCCAGCAGGGCGAACCCGGTCAGCCCATCGCCAACCGCCCGGATGAAGAGGGCCTCACCCGCGCTTACGTCACCTTCGAAAGCCAGGGCGAACAGGCCGGAATCGTCCTCACCACGGGCGGCCTCGGGCCCCGCATCGAACTCGCGGTCGATCACGGCGATGTCGTCCGCCTCGGGCGCAGCTTCGGCACGCGCCGCCTCGGCGGCTGGTGCGACGTTTACCTGCCCGCAGACATCCGCACCCATGTCTGGGCCGGCCAGACGCTGACAGGCGGCGAAACCGTCATCGCCCATTTCCGCTCCTCCGTGGCGGAAGACTTTGAAGACGCCGACGCCGTCTATTCCGGCGCCGCTGCGCCCCAGCCCACCCGTCCGGAGCCTGCCGTCGCCGACACCGTCAGCGCGGAAGAGGGGGCCGAAGAGGTCGCCGAAGACGCCGTCGATGAATTCTTCGACGACGACTATCCCGAGCCCGACGAAGTCTCCGCCCCCGAAGACCCCGCCGCCATCTTCGCCCGCCTCCGCGAAGCCGCCCGCAAACACGGCGAAGGCGACTGA